Proteins from a single region of bacterium:
- a CDS encoding winged helix DNA-binding domain-containing protein yields the protein MAEHASLSESQARRLALKCQLLDGDAGLPPGREGALNCVERLGYVQIDTVNVIERAHHHTLWTRLPDYRPEYLDALLALDRKIFEYWGHAMCYLPLADFRFYLGKMRSFPDWQSWQAPFVKKHAKLMEEVYARIRAEGPLAARDFGGTAKSKGWWEWKPAKIALDLLFTQGRLMVDRREKFQRFYDLTERVLPDWVDTTLPDEDERELFFTRRAIAAHGVVTLNDIRLHLRRSPKKRKYVDRLVEEGEAVPVRVEGLDAELFALREMLDGMDDAPIEGLHLLSPFDNLVIQRDRVKRLFGFDYALECYKPPSQRVMGYFALPILRGEEFVGRVDAKADRQAKKLLVQGLWWEDGVRVGEELKRALRGKREELAAFNGCGEVVGLP from the coding sequence ATGGCGGAACACGCGAGTCTCAGCGAATCCCAGGCGCGGCGGCTGGCCCTGAAGTGCCAGCTCCTGGACGGCGACGCCGGGCTGCCCCCCGGTCGGGAGGGGGCGCTCAATTGCGTCGAGCGGCTGGGCTACGTGCAGATAGACACGGTCAACGTCATCGAGCGCGCGCACCACCACACCCTCTGGACCCGCCTGCCCGACTACCGCCCGGAGTACCTGGACGCGCTTTTAGCCTTGGACCGGAAGATTTTCGAGTACTGGGGCCACGCGATGTGCTACCTGCCGCTGGCGGATTTCCGCTTCTACCTGGGCAAGATGCGCTCATTCCCCGACTGGCAGAGCTGGCAGGCCCCCTTCGTAAAAAAGCACGCCAAGCTCATGGAGGAGGTGTACGCACGTATCCGCGCCGAGGGCCCCCTGGCGGCCAGGGACTTCGGCGGCACGGCCAAGAGCAAGGGCTGGTGGGAGTGGAAACCGGCAAAGATAGCCCTGGACCTCCTCTTCACCCAGGGACGGCTCATGGTGGACCGCCGGGAGAAGTTCCAGCGGTTCTATGACCTCACCGAACGGGTGCTGCCCGACTGGGTGGACACCACGCTTCCCGACGAGGACGAGCGTGAGCTATTTTTCACCCGCCGAGCGATCGCCGCCCACGGAGTTGTTACCCTGAACGACATCCGCCTTCACCTGCGGCGGTCGCCGAAGAAACGGAAGTACGTGGACCGGCTCGTGGAAGAGGGCGAGGCGGTTCCCGTGCGGGTCGAGGGCCTGGATGCGGAGCTCTTCGCACTGCGGGAGATGCTCGATGGGATGGACGACGCGCCGATCGAAGGGCTGCACCTGTTAAGCCCCTTCGACAACCTCGTCATCCAGCGGGACCGTGTCAAGCGGCTCTTCGGTTTCGACTACGCCCTGGAGTGCTACAAGCCGCCGTCGCAGCGGGTGATGGGCTACTTCGCGCTGCCGATTCTTCGGGGGGAGGAGTTTGTCGGCCGGGTGGACGCCAAGGCGGACAGGCAGGCGAAAAAGCTGCTGGTGCAGGGGCTGTGGTGGGAGGATGGGGTGCGCGTCGGGGAGGAGCTGAAACGCGCGCTGAGGGGGAAGCGGGAGGAGCTGGCCGCCTTCAACGGCTGCGGGGAGGTGGTCGGCCTGCCTTGA
- a CDS encoding NAD-binding protein, translating into MRIILAGTGRTIYYLCRTFISKGWRVSVINPRAEECRELAQRLKAVVVHGAPADPILLEETGALGADAFLAVSSSDADNLVSCQLAALRFGIPRVLALVNDPDNEDVFRRLGVEAFSPTPIIAGLVGERSALDGIINLLPVAGGAVNITELELPAGAPATEQPLGRLVLPEESLVACLVREGRLILPAVTVEPHPGDRLIVVTLPGNHGRVLSALLGPER; encoded by the coding sequence ATGAGAATCATCCTGGCCGGAACGGGGCGGACCATCTACTACCTCTGCCGGACCTTCATCTCCAAGGGCTGGCGCGTCTCGGTGATCAACCCCCGGGCAGAGGAGTGCCGCGAGCTGGCCCAGCGCCTCAAGGCGGTCGTCGTCCATGGCGCGCCGGCGGACCCGATCCTGTTGGAGGAAACCGGGGCGCTCGGTGCCGACGCTTTCCTCGCCGTATCCTCGAGCGACGCTGACAATCTGGTTTCCTGCCAGCTCGCCGCCCTCCGCTTCGGCATCCCGCGGGTGCTGGCCCTGGTCAACGACCCCGACAACGAGGATGTTTTCCGCCGCCTGGGGGTGGAGGCCTTTTCCCCCACCCCGATCATCGCCGGGTTGGTTGGAGAGCGTTCGGCGCTGGACGGCATCATCAACCTGCTGCCGGTGGCGGGTGGGGCGGTTAACATCACCGAGCTGGAGCTGCCCGCGGGAGCGCCGGCAACGGAACAGCCGCTCGGCCGGCTGGTGCTGCCGGAAGAATCCCTCGTCGCCTGTCTGGTGCGAGAGGGCCGCCTGATCCTTCCCGCGGTAACGGTGGAGCCTCACCCCGGCGACCGATTGATCGTCGTCACGCTTCCCGGCAACCACGGCCGGGTGCTTTCCGCCCTCCTGGGTCCGGAGCGCTGA
- a CDS encoding TrkH family potassium uptake protein, giving the protein MGTTLEISSLRLRYRSILSLTGAVWAMVGALMLAPLALLLFYPEEAPQTTAFLYPGLAFCVLGLALWRGLRPRESVDLSFTEGGVIVLLSWVGACLASAVPLMIANGLSFTQAVFESVSGWTTTGLSVVDVTQAGPLILFWRSLMQLSGGAGLAIIMLSALTGPTGPSVSSAEGREQLVPHVRRSARLVLMIYAIYNVIGITALTLAGMSLFDAVNHTFAALSTGGFGTHPESYGYWDSPLLEAITIVLMIAGNLSFVTSYHLLHGRLRTVMRNGEVRLQALVLPVCIILLLLGTTLALYPTFGKALRVAAFESVTALTTTGFSTVGYGSWNGLGFLIMIALMLIGGGTCSTAGGIKQMRVYLLFKSFIWELKRPLLPRSAVIEHAVWEGERRVFIQDGRLRQIGAFVTLYLLTYLVGTLILVAHGYSLRDSLFEFASALGTVGLSVGVTLPGAPPAVLWTETLGMFLGRLEFFVIFLSAFKLIRDVPRLICSRPARG; this is encoded by the coding sequence ATGGGAACGACACTGGAAATAAGTTCTCTGCGGTTGCGCTACCGGTCCATCCTCTCCCTCACCGGAGCCGTGTGGGCGATGGTGGGCGCCTTAATGCTGGCTCCGCTGGCGCTGTTGCTGTTCTATCCGGAAGAAGCCCCCCAAACCACCGCGTTCCTTTATCCGGGGCTGGCCTTCTGCGTCCTGGGGCTCGCGCTCTGGCGCGGATTGCGTCCCCGGGAGTCCGTCGACCTCTCCTTCACCGAAGGCGGGGTGATCGTCCTTTTAAGCTGGGTCGGCGCCTGCCTAGCCTCGGCGGTGCCCCTGATGATCGCCAACGGCCTGAGCTTCACCCAGGCCGTTTTCGAGAGCGTCAGCGGCTGGACCACCACCGGCCTCTCGGTGGTGGACGTGACCCAAGCCGGGCCGCTGATACTCTTCTGGCGCAGCCTGATGCAGCTCTCGGGCGGCGCGGGGCTGGCGATCATCATGCTTTCCGCCCTCACCGGGCCGACGGGTCCCAGCGTCTCCTCCGCCGAGGGTCGCGAGCAGCTCGTACCCCACGTGCGCCGCTCCGCCCGCCTGGTGCTCATGATCTACGCCATCTACAACGTCATCGGGATTACGGCTCTCACCTTGGCGGGGATGAGCCTCTTCGACGCCGTCAACCACACCTTCGCCGCCCTCTCCACCGGCGGATTCGGCACCCATCCGGAGAGTTACGGCTATTGGGATTCCCCGCTACTCGAGGCCATCACCATTGTGTTGATGATCGCCGGCAACCTGAGCTTCGTCACCTCCTATCACCTGTTGCACGGCCGGCTGCGCACCGTGATGCGCAACGGGGAGGTCCGCCTACAGGCTTTGGTGCTGCCGGTCTGTATCATCCTGCTGCTCTTAGGCACCACCCTCGCGCTCTATCCCACCTTCGGCAAGGCGCTGCGGGTCGCCGCCTTCGAGTCCGTCACCGCTCTCACCACCACCGGTTTCTCCACCGTCGGATATGGAAGCTGGAACGGTCTCGGCTTCCTGATTATGATCGCCCTGATGCTGATCGGCGGCGGCACCTGCTCCACGGCCGGCGGCATCAAGCAGATGCGCGTTTACCTCCTCTTTAAGTCGTTCATCTGGGAACTCAAACGCCCTCTCCTGCCCCGCTCCGCCGTCATCGAGCACGCCGTGTGGGAAGGCGAGCGGCGGGTATTTATTCAGGACGGCCGCCTGCGGCAGATCGGCGCCTTCGTCACCCTTTACCTCTTGACCTACCTCGTGGGCACCCTCATCCTCGTCGCCCACGGCTATTCCCTGCGCGATTCGCTCTTCGAGTTCGCCTCGGCGCTCGGTACGGTGGGTCTCTCCGTCGGCGTCACCCTGCCCGGCGCCCCGCCGGCCGTGCTGTGGACGGAAACCCTGGGGATGTTCCTGGGCCGCCTTGAGTTCTTTGTCATCTTCCTGAGTGCCTTCAAGCTCATCCGGGATGTCCCCCGCCTGATCTGCTCCCGTCCCGCCCGCGGATGA
- a CDS encoding ATP-binding protein, with protein sequence MRRRILIGYGIPLTLIGLVLALAIYHLSLLSYAIEGILRENYKSIQAASHMIESAAKQELTVYEGLTGGDPDSQVHLLEEQSDFLQWLGRGRDNITVSGEGAVIDSIEQEYTTLLTRYQDLNRLLVVNPTAGLQYFRQALVPQLDIVRLKVSTLRELNQLRMYQASTDAQELGMEDVWSMVLIGGAGLLIGLGFSVLVSRMLVKPIDYLTEATRRLAEGDYSVKIPLKSNDELGRLADEFNKMTDKLGIYQNMNLEQLVNEKLKNEAILAGLDDGIVVVSPELEVLSVNPAARRIFDLGYEKVERRRLGDVIRQERLLERVRQTVQQGRPPDPDDDNDVISLRRQDATRYYSFTITPVRNHEEELSSVVVMLHDVTRLKELDRLKSEFVLSASHELRTPLTSIGMSVELLLENTASRLNENDRELLEAAREEVARLKELISDLLDLSKIESGRIEMVIEPVSVRALCERVEALTRATALEKHITLELRLPDDLPEVRADADKINWVLSNLVGNALKYAPRGGWVRLGAQRVGERVHLSVQDNGPGIAPENQSRIFGKFVQVRGEEQADGSGLGLAIAKEIVRAHGGSIWVESVPGQGSILMPGMNGLEVLRRMRELRSEVRVIIITAYGTIESAVEAMKLGAVDFIQKPFTPKEIRELVQTVLQRGELPADATDYSTVIELCKRSINEGDFTAALMAARRAVSLNPASAEAFNLLGALLEIDGKMDEAIRFYRTAVSLDESYTPAMANLERTTTIGRDGAISLDDI encoded by the coding sequence TTGCGCAGACGCATTCTTATCGGATACGGCATCCCGCTCACGCTGATCGGGCTCGTTCTGGCATTGGCCATCTATCATCTTTCGCTGCTCAGCTACGCCATCGAAGGCATTCTACGCGAGAACTACAAGAGCATCCAGGCGGCGTCCCACATGATCGAGTCGGCCGCCAAGCAGGAACTGACGGTCTACGAGGGGCTCACCGGCGGTGATCCGGACAGCCAGGTCCACCTGCTGGAGGAGCAGTCGGACTTCCTGCAGTGGCTGGGGCGGGGGCGGGACAATATCACCGTCAGCGGCGAAGGGGCGGTGATTGACTCCATCGAGCAAGAATACACGACCCTGCTCACCCGTTACCAGGATCTGAACCGGCTGCTCGTCGTCAACCCCACCGCCGGGTTGCAATACTTTCGGCAGGCCTTGGTTCCCCAACTGGATATAGTACGGCTGAAGGTCAGCACCCTGCGGGAGTTGAATCAGTTGCGGATGTACCAGGCCAGCACCGACGCCCAGGAGCTGGGGATGGAGGACGTCTGGTCCATGGTGCTCATCGGCGGGGCGGGGCTCTTGATCGGACTTGGGTTCAGCGTGCTGGTGTCCAGGATGCTGGTGAAACCTATTGACTACCTGACGGAGGCCACGCGGCGGCTGGCGGAGGGGGATTACTCCGTCAAGATCCCGCTGAAGAGCAACGATGAGTTGGGGCGGCTGGCCGACGAGTTCAATAAAATGACCGACAAGCTCGGCATCTATCAGAACATGAATCTGGAGCAGCTGGTCAACGAGAAGCTGAAGAACGAGGCGATCCTGGCGGGCCTGGATGACGGGATCGTGGTGGTGTCCCCCGAGCTGGAGGTGTTGAGCGTCAATCCCGCCGCTCGGCGCATTTTCGATTTGGGATACGAGAAGGTGGAACGGCGACGGCTCGGGGATGTGATACGACAAGAACGGTTACTCGAAAGGGTGCGGCAGACCGTCCAGCAGGGGCGTCCGCCGGACCCGGACGACGACAATGACGTCATCAGTCTGCGCCGACAGGACGCCACACGCTACTACTCCTTCACCATTACACCTGTCCGCAACCACGAAGAGGAACTCTCAAGCGTGGTGGTGATGCTGCACGACGTGACGCGCCTGAAGGAGCTCGACCGGCTGAAGAGCGAATTCGTCCTGTCGGCCTCTCATGAACTGCGCACCCCACTCACCAGTATCGGGATGAGCGTGGAGCTGCTTTTGGAGAACACGGCGAGCCGGCTGAACGAGAATGACCGTGAGTTGCTGGAGGCGGCGCGGGAAGAGGTGGCCAGACTGAAGGAACTGATCAGCGATCTTTTGGATCTCTCCAAGATCGAGTCCGGGCGGATCGAGATGGTGATAGAGCCGGTGTCGGTGCGCGCCCTCTGCGAACGGGTGGAAGCCCTGACCCGGGCGACGGCCCTCGAGAAGCACATTACCCTGGAATTGCGCCTTCCCGACGATTTACCCGAGGTGCGGGCCGACGCCGATAAGATCAACTGGGTGCTGAGCAACCTGGTGGGCAACGCCCTGAAGTACGCGCCGCGGGGCGGCTGGGTCCGCCTGGGGGCCCAACGGGTGGGGGAACGGGTCCACCTGTCGGTGCAGGACAATGGTCCGGGCATCGCCCCGGAGAATCAGTCCCGCATCTTCGGCAAATTCGTGCAGGTGAGGGGCGAGGAGCAGGCCGACGGATCGGGCTTGGGATTGGCCATCGCCAAGGAGATCGTCCGCGCCCACGGGGGAAGCATTTGGGTGGAGTCTGTCCCCGGCCAGGGGAGCATCTTGATGCCGGGGATGAACGGGCTGGAGGTGCTGCGGCGGATGCGGGAGCTCCGCTCCGAGGTGCGGGTAATCATCATCACCGCCTACGGCACGATCGAGAGTGCGGTGGAGGCGATGAAGCTGGGGGCGGTGGACTTCATCCAGAAGCCGTTCACCCCCAAGGAGATCCGCGAGCTGGTGCAGACGGTGCTCCAGCGCGGCGAGCTGCCCGCCGATGCCACGGATTACTCCACGGTGATCGAGCTCTGCAAGCGCTCCATCAACGAGGGGGACTTCACGGCGGCCCTCATGGCGGCGCGTCGGGCGGTGTCCCTCAACCCCGCCTCGGCGGAGGCCTTCAACCTGCTGGGGGCCCTACTGGAGATAGACGGAAAGATGGACGAGGCCATCCGCTTCTACCGTACTGCGGTCAGCCTGGATGAGTCCTACACCCCGGCCATGGCCAATTTGGAGCGCACCACCACCATCGGTCGCGACGGCGCCATCTCCCTCGACGACATTTGA
- a CDS encoding TrkA family potassium uptake protein — MQDNKGRMNGKYIVIVGCGRLGSYLADTLSRLGASVVIIDLREESFTLLSPHFGGFRLTGDAVESAVMRQAKLDRADVLVAATHDDNVNLMVAQTALKVFKVSRVLARVYDPRNDDIYQELGIETICPITIAAELFLQAVTEGRLPGGER; from the coding sequence ATGCAGGACAACAAGGGTCGGATGAACGGCAAGTACATCGTGATCGTGGGTTGCGGCCGATTGGGTTCCTATCTGGCCGACACCCTCAGCCGTTTGGGAGCCAGCGTGGTGATCATTGATCTGCGCGAGGAGTCGTTCACGCTGCTCTCCCCGCACTTCGGGGGTTTCCGGCTGACGGGGGACGCCGTCGAGTCGGCGGTGATGCGGCAGGCCAAGCTGGATCGGGCCGACGTGCTAGTGGCCGCCACCCATGACGACAATGTCAACCTGATGGTGGCACAGACGGCGCTGAAGGTCTTTAAGGTGTCGCGGGTGTTGGCCAGGGTGTACGACCCTCGTAATGATGACATCTACCAGGAGTTGGGCATCGAAACTATTTGTCCCATCACCATCGCCGCGGAGCTCTTCCTGCAGGCGGTGACCGAGGGTCGGCTGCCTGGGGGGGAGCGATGA